Genomic DNA from Niabella ginsenosidivorans:
TTTGACCAAGTCCCCCTGTGGTCAACCCGCCAATCCAGTTTCCAGGCTCAATCAGCAAAACGGTATTGCCACACCGGGCAGCGGTATAAGCAGCTATAACACCTGCTGCAGTACCGCCATAAATACAGATGTCGGTGGTATAGGAACCGGGAACTGCTGCTCTGCCGGCAATGGCTGTATTACCCATTAGAAAACAGCTCCACATTACAACCAGTAACACAATCGTTTTATGCTTCATTATTTAATACATTTATTGTTGAATACTATTCATTTCCAATAGTCCTGCTTTCCTGCTAGTAGCCGGGGTTTTGATCTGCCTGGGATAGGGCACCATTATTATCAATTTCTTCCTGCGGGATCGGCCATAATAACCGGGCATCAATAACCGTACGGCCTACCAGGCCCATTGCCTTCTTTACGGTTCCTGTTCTTTTCAGGTCATTCCATCGTTGTCCTTCTACAATAAATTCCAGCGCTCTTTCCTTTAGCACCGTGTCGCGGAACTGCTCCTGGTTCATCCCGGGCTTAAAATCCGCCACAGAAGGTGCTAAGGGGCTGTACCCATAGGCCCGCCTTCTTATCCAGTTCAGGCGTTCCAGCGCCAGGTCAGTAGGCCCTCCGTTTGCCATACAATCGGCTTCTGCAAATATCAGGAGGGCTTCTGCATAACGGTAAACAGGATCGCTCGATGTTGCCAGGCCGGAAGCTTCCGTAATAAATTTTTTGAACAGCACGGGCGTTGCAGAAGGAAGTAAAACAGAGTCTCCGCCCGGGCCCAGGTACTTTGTATATAAGTTGAAACTTTTTCTGAGATCCTGATCATCCCAGGTGGCAAGAAAAGACTTCATATTCGGCAGCCAGGCATAAACACCCCCGCTGCTGTAATTATAAGGAGGCGTATTGGGCCGGTGCAAATAACTGGGCAGTGTGGATTGCCGCGAATCTGAATGATGAATGGACAGGACATCTTCTGAGCTTGTTGTTACTGCAAAAATTTTATAAAAGTCATCGGGTTTCTGTACACTTACCAATGTGTATACGCCGCTTTTAATGATATCATCGGCTTCTTTTGCGGCATCTGCCCATTGCTCCCTGGTTAAATATACATTTGCCAAAAGCATTTTCGCCGCCCATTTGGAGGCTTTGCCGGTTTCGCTGCCGACAGATTCCGGCAACCCGTTCACCGCTGCTGTTGCGTCCTCTATAATGAGTTTATACACTTCATCCTCCGGCGACCGGGGCACATCCACCTGGCTGATATCCACACTTTCTTTTGTCTTTAAAGGCACCGGGCCAAACCCCCTGACCAGATTAAAATAAGACATCCCTCTTAAAAAATGCGCTTCTGCAAGGATTCTGTTTTTTGCGGTTTCATCCATATCAATACCAGGCACATTTTCCAGTACGGAATTGGCGCGGTTGATGGTTTGATAAAAAGAAGACCAGATGTCGCCTGCACGCCCGATATTGGCAACATCCAGGATCTGGCTAAATACTGATATCGGGGCCTGGGATCCGCGGCCTTCCTCATAATCTGAGTGGTTGACCAGGAACAGCCAGTAATTGATCCCATAATTATCGGCCAGGGAAGAATAGACCCCTGTAATAGCGGTTTGCGCATCAGATGCATTTTTATAATAATTCGCTTTTGAAATAAAACTTTTTGGAATTTCCGTTAATTGCTTTTTACAGGAGCCCAGTAAAGCAATAAACCCTATATATATAATTATCCTTTTCATCAGTCTGTTTTTTATATTTTTTAATGGTCTTGTGAGCTTTGAAACAATCATCCTGCTTTGTTTCGTGCTGAACTGTTTATTGCTAAAAACGAAGTTCAATTCCGGCGCCAAAGACCCGGGCGTTGGGATACCCGCTTTCATCCGTACCTATAAACAGGCGATCTTCTATTGATTGGGAATCGCTTCCCCTGGTATTGACTTCAGGATCCAGGCCGGAATATTTGGTAAAGGTGAACAGGTTGGTTGCCTTTACATAAATACTGGCATAGTTCAGCCAATCCAGCTTCATCTTTTGAACGGGCAGGCTGTAAGATAACTGAACCGACTTTACACGCAGATAACTGCCATCCTCAATAAACCGGTCCGATGGCCGCATCTGGGTCAGCGAGCTCAGCCTGGGATATTTTGCGTGCGGATCAGGGTTATCTGCTGTCCAGTAATTGCCAAAAAGATCTGCAAGCTGGTTCTGGGTGCGCTGAAAGGAATTCAGGTTGGTAAATGCGGTAGCAAAGAAGATGTCATTTCCTTTTACTCCCTGTAAAAACACGGAAAGGCTGATGTTTTTGTAGGAGAAATTGGAATTGAACCCATATTCATATTTCGGATACGGGCTTCCCAGAATTACCCGGTCCGCAGGGGTAATGGCACCATCCTTATTCACATCAACAAATTTGATAAATCCTTCATCATCCAGACCGTCTTCCAGGTACCCGTAAAAAACACCCAATGGCTGGCCCACCCTGGCTAAATTATAACCGGGCAAGCCGGAGGTTTGCCCGGCTGTAACAATATCGCTGCCACCTGCGATCTTCATTACTTTATTCCTGTTTGTTGATAATTGCGCTGCAGCGTACCATTTAAATCCACCGGTTAATATATCGGCATTCAGGCTGAACTCAAGACCCTGGTTTTGAATTTCCCCAAAGTTCCTGAGCATATAGCCAAAACCGGAAGAGGGTGGAAGAGGCACAGAGGCTAACAGGTCTTTGGTATTTTTCTTATAATAATCAAAAGTGAAACCCAGGCGGTTATTTAATATGCCCAGGTCCATTCCCAGGTCCAGCTCATTGCTGGTTTCCCATTTCAGCTGACTGTTGGCAATGCCCGATGGAGCATAACCCACGCTTTCTGTGTTCCCGTTATAAATATATTTTACGGGAGATAACCGGTCAAGCGACTGGTAAGGCGAGAGCGCCGTATTTCCCGTAACCCCATAACTGGCCCTCAGCTTCAGGTTGTTTATAAAAGCCAGATGATCTTTTATGAACCGTTCTTCGGATATTCTCCATGCCAGTGCCCCGGAAGGGAACAAGCCCCATTTATTGTCTTTTCCAAACCTGGAAGATCCATCGGAGCGAATGCTGGCCGTCAGGAAATACCGGTCCAGGAAAGAGTAATTCACCCTGCCCAAACCTGAAACCAGGCTCCATTGCTCGATACCTGAAGAGGGCGGATTGATCGTCTCTGCCGATCCCAGGTTATAATTCTCCGTATTATTGTTGGCGAAGCCCGATACCGATATCCCGGAATTCCGCGTCATATAGGTTTGATAGGTAAACCCACCTGTGGCCGTCAGTTTATGGCCTCCGGAAAATAATTTTTCATAGGTCAGTACTTCTTCATTCAAAATGGAATTCCAGTAAGTGCTGCTGTTGGAAGCGCTGCCTCGGTCATTGGGGTATATAATCGGACTGAACTGGTCATTAATTGAATTCTCATATTCAAGCCCGATCCTTGACACAAACGAAAGTTCTTTTGTTAATTTAAAAGTAAAGGCATTGTTCAGAAGTATTGTATTGGCAAGCGTCCGGTTCTTATAAGGCTTTGCCCATAACATAGGGTTTCTCATATCTCCCGGATCCGTAAAAGGATAGGCTTCTCCTATGCGTACCGGCAACCCGTTCTCATCATAAACGGGACTGGTAGGAGGTGCAGACAGGGCCCCGGAAAAAAGGTTATTCCCCCTTCTTCCGTTGTCTACGGGCACCGTATACTGTTCCCGTCTGGATAAATTCAGATTCACCGCTACCTTCAGCCAGCTTTTAATTTCATGATCCAGGTTCAGCCTGAAGGAACCTCTTTTAACTCCTGAGTTAATAATGATCCCCTGCTGATCATAGTAATTCCCGGACATTGAATAGTTGGTCCGGTCATTCATTCCTGAGAAACTCAATGTATGATTCTGAACCGGTGCATTCCTGAAAATAGCATCCTGCCAATCGGTTCCGGCCCCCTGTATATCATCCAGGTTAAAGTAGGGATCCTTCCCATCGTTTTTTAAAAATTCATTTACCACCGTGGCGTACTGCCGGGCATCTAACAGATCAAACCGCCTGGCCGTTTGCTGAACCCCGTAATAGCTGTCAACCCCGATTTCATTTCTGGCACCGCCCCTCCCCCTCTTGGTGGTGACCATCACAACACCATTGGCGCCCCTGGCACCATAAATAGCAGTTGCGGAGGCGTCCTTCAGAATATCAATGGATTCAATATCTGCCGGGTTCAGAAAATTGATCCCTCCTGCTATGGGGAACCCGTCCACTACATACAACGGATCATTACTTCCGATCATGGAATTGCCTCCG
This window encodes:
- a CDS encoding RagB/SusD family nutrient uptake outer membrane protein; the encoded protein is MKRIIIYIGFIALLGSCKKQLTEIPKSFISKANYYKNASDAQTAITGVYSSLADNYGINYWLFLVNHSDYEEGRGSQAPISVFSQILDVANIGRAGDIWSSFYQTINRANSVLENVPGIDMDETAKNRILAEAHFLRGMSYFNLVRGFGPVPLKTKESVDISQVDVPRSPEDEVYKLIIEDATAAVNGLPESVGSETGKASKWAAKMLLANVYLTREQWADAAKEADDIIKSGVYTLVSVQKPDDFYKIFAVTTSSEDVLSIHHSDSRQSTLPSYLHRPNTPPYNYSSGGVYAWLPNMKSFLATWDDQDLRKSFNLYTKYLGPGGDSVLLPSATPVLFKKFITEASGLATSSDPVYRYAEALLIFAEADCMANGGPTDLALERLNWIRRRAYGYSPLAPSVADFKPGMNQEQFRDTVLKERALEFIVEGQRWNDLKRTGTVKKAMGLVGRTVIDARLLWPIPQEEIDNNGALSQADQNPGY
- a CDS encoding SusC/RagA family TonB-linked outer membrane protein, translating into MKKNDHPATGGVGLLCAKFFLVMNGSVLLILFSSLQVFALEGRSQQKIDLDLKEKTIVSVIKYIESRYQYRFFYNDNAELNSRKIDIYAKKATIDDVMDKLLQNSSLSYKKMNSGMVVIVGYPSETVSLNVKGVVTDETGEPLSGVNIVEKGTTNGTTTGADGSFTIKVANDNAILVVSIVGYTTREISVKDKEISNIMLHKEENKLDEVVVVGYGTQRKKDLTGSVAQVSNKELQAVPVYNIGEALQGRASGVSVAHNSGAPGSRIQVRVRGGNSMIGSNDPLYVVDGFPIAGGINFLNPADIESIDILKDASATAIYGARGANGVVMVTTKRGRGGARNEIGVDSYYGVQQTARRFDLLDARQYATVVNEFLKNDGKDPYFNLDDIQGAGTDWQDAIFRNAPVQNHTLSFSGMNDRTNYSMSGNYYDQQGIIINSGVKRGSFRLNLDHEIKSWLKVAVNLNLSRREQYTVPVDNGRRGNNLFSGALSAPPTSPVYDENGLPVRIGEAYPFTDPGDMRNPMLWAKPYKNRTLANTILLNNAFTFKLTKELSFVSRIGLEYENSINDQFSPIIYPNDRGSASNSSTYWNSILNEEVLTYEKLFSGGHKLTATGGFTYQTYMTRNSGISVSGFANNNTENYNLGSAETINPPSSGIEQWSLVSGLGRVNYSFLDRYFLTASIRSDGSSRFGKDNKWGLFPSGALAWRISEERFIKDHLAFINNLKLRASYGVTGNTALSPYQSLDRLSPVKYIYNGNTESVGYAPSGIANSQLKWETSNELDLGMDLGILNNRLGFTFDYYKKNTKDLLASVPLPPSSGFGYMLRNFGEIQNQGLEFSLNADILTGGFKWYAAAQLSTNRNKVMKIAGGSDIVTAGQTSGLPGYNLARVGQPLGVFYGYLEDGLDDEGFIKFVDVNKDGAITPADRVILGSPYPKYEYGFNSNFSYKNISLSVFLQGVKGNDIFFATAFTNLNSFQRTQNQLADLFGNYWTADNPDPHAKYPRLSSLTQMRPSDRFIEDGSYLRVKSVQLSYSLPVQKMKLDWLNYASIYVKATNLFTFTKYSGLDPEVNTRGSDSQSIEDRLFIGTDESGYPNARVFGAGIELRF